The DNA segment TGCATGCTGATTCTTATGtggcaggctcttttaagtatatttttaacTAAGGTGGCCTTGAAACAGACAACATTGCGAaactatatttatgtttattataaattgtcatagaactttttttttttttaactttgagtaCAGAAGCTAAAGAGTAATAGATATACTGTAAGCCCCATAACTAAATACTTACAGACCATGCACATCTGTTTGGCTATTTCTCCGTACATATTGAAAAATAATGGATGCTGGTAGATAGTCCTGGCTGGATAGCTGTATGCTTTTTTTTCGGTTGTATTttattcttcttaaatgtcagGTACATTGACTGTCATTATAATTATTACATATTGCTGTATTGAGTAAACTCCTTTTCTTCACGGCCCTGAGTACGAAGAATAAAttggaaaaatgaatggatgattaaTTTTTCTGCTATGGTTAATCAATACTATCTGCTAGCAAAGCCAACATACTAGTGAAATTGGCCTGATGTAAGCAAGTGaatgcctgtgtttgtgtgctgCCTACACcttggtttctgctttgcttgCCAATTCTACTTAGGTCCTAAATCCCAGTGACCTGaatcaaagaattaaaaaaatgaatttatggaTGATTTTATTTACTCAGTGCTGTACTCCATTTATACTTGTATTTTGtccaagtttatttttattatgtatgtttaattattctgtgtgAATCTCTTTGTTAAACTGACTTGCACTAGATTAAGAGTGATTGATTTTTTTCCTGCAGTTTCATGTTTCTATTGGTCTGTCCTGGCATTTGCATGGCAGTATATTCAGTGTGTGAATACTTTTATCTTGGTCTTCTAGGTGACATCAGTTTCAAGGGGATGACCGAGCGCATTCACAGCATTAACCTGCACAATTTCAGCAACTCTGTACTTGAGACCCTCAATGAACAGCGCAACCGTGGCCACTTCTGTGACGTGACGGTGCGGATCCATGGGAGCATGCTGCGTGCACACCGCTGTGTGCTGGCTGCCGGGAGCCCCTTCTTTCAGGACAAGCTGCTTTTGGGCTACAGTGACATTGAGATCCCTTCAGTTGTCTCTGTGCAGTCCATTCAAAAACTGATTGACTTCATGTACAGTGGTGTCCTTCGAGTCTCCCAGACTGAAGCTCTGCAGATCTTGACTGCTGCGAGTATCCTGCAGATTAAGACAGTCATTGATGAGTGTACCCGTATTGTCTCTCAGAATGCTGGCTCTGCTGGAATTAGAGGGTTTACACTGATTCCTGGGGATTCAGGACAGGAGACTCCAAGAGGGACCCCAGAGTCAGGCACTTCAGGGCCCAGCAGTGATGCAGAATCGGGCTACATGCAGCCTCACTCTCAGCATGGCTTGGATCGCATTTATTCAACCCTGTATGCAGGAATCTCCATACAGAATGGAACAACTGACCGCTCCTACTTTGGAGGAGGAGTTGTAGGAAATTATGAGGTCCTCCAGAAGGATCCTCATGTGCAGGATCCCGCCTGGATTACCCGAATCCATGAAAGATCTAGACATATGGAAAGGTTTCTCTCCACCTCTGAAACAACCCACTGCCGCAAGCAGCCCCGGCCTGTCCGATTGCAGACCATATCAGGAGGTCTGCACATCAAGCAAGAAGCAGAAGATGATTACGACTACTACAGGCAGTCAAGGGTGCAGGCACTGGAGCGCAACGAATCAGAAGAATGCACTGAAGATACAGACCAGGCTGAAGGCACAGAGAGTGAACCCAAAGGGGAGAGCTTTGACTCTGGTGTGAGCTCATCCATTGGAACTGAGCCTGACTTGCTGGAACAGCACTGTGTAGCCAGCTTTAACCGAGATGACCATCAAGATCTCATGCAAACGGAACAAAGTGAAATTTTAGCTGACACAGCACTACAGACTGATGGTAATGAATCCTCTTCTCcagaaagaatgaatgaagatGGTGATACAGGAGGCTCACAGAGTGGTGGAGAGGTGGCATTGCCCAATGACAAAGGCTCACTGCAGCCTTTAGCAAATCCTATCATATCACAGCCTGTGCCTGGTACACAGCTATACCTGCGCCATTCAGATGCCCTCACCAGCAACCTGAGAATGCCACTCACCCTGACCAGCAACACCCACGTTATTGGCACTGCTGGAAATACATACCTGCCAACCCTTTTTGCCACTCAGTCAACTGCCAGCAGCAAGCCCTTCCTCTTCAGCCTCCCACAGCCACTGACTGGCCAGCAGCCACATTTTGTGACCGTGCCACCATCCAGTCTGCCTCCATTCTCAACTCCGCTCCCTGGTCAACAACCCCCAGGCCAGCAGGTCAGCCAGAACACTACAGTGGCTGGTCAGGGAGAGAAGAAGCCGTATGAGTGCACACTGTGTAGCAAGAcatttactgcaaagcagaactATGTCAAACACATGTTTGTGCACACAGGTCAGTGTACACCTTCATTTCTCAATGAGCATCCTATATAATTAGTCTCCAGTTTCACTTGTTCTAGAATACATAGGGGCTGCGTAGTAAAGCTTTCTTTTTAGGCATTAATTCACAATATTCTGTAAGATGGTATAGATACAAAAGTCATAACATAGATAGAAAGTCAGCACATAGATAGTCAGCACATAGATAGATGTTATTGAGATTTCTGTATCAACATAGCACATACATGCAGTGAGGTGTAAGCCTTCTTCTTTTATGGTTTTACTGTGTCACTGCATCATCAGTTCCATGCCGAACCCTCTGTTACTAGCAACATATTCTAATAAGCTCATTTGTTTAACATTCTGAATCCAGCTTCCGGACAACAGAATCATCTAGTTTGCAATGAATGGCATTACTGTTGAATGACATACTCGTGTTCACCCAGTAACATCCGAGTCCACCACCAAGCAGTTAGCCACAGTACCTTTAAATAACAGGAGACCAGAAAAGCATTTTGAATGCAGAGCtgggtattttatatttttatccttTTTAACATCGCTTTGCAAATGTGTAGAACCTCCGAAAGTGCTGACAAGGCTTTATCACAGAAATGTCTGGTGTTTGGATCAACAACACTTTAACAAAAATGGGTGTGTTTACTAACAAGACTGAATTGTGATACTCTTCATATGCCAGATCTCTTAAtaatttatgttcattttaagGTAGAATATTCAATTACATGAGCTGAAAAGTTGCACAGTGGTTAACACCCCATAGATCCAgtctcctgggttcaaatcacatGCCCTGTCACTGTCCATATGAACTCTCCATATGTGCATGAACTTTACTTTGGGTACtctagttttcttcccacatagcCAAAGACACACGTTAAGTaaactggcaattccaaatttgCCCTGTATGTTTGAgagtgggtgtgtgtcctgtgatggactgccaccctgACCAGGACTGCTAACTGCCTTGTGCCTAGTGCTCAAAAGAGATTGGCTCTGTTCCCTCATAAccataaactaaattaaaaagagactgagtgtgttacagtatgttattttatgtattaatcTAAATATTTGATGGAGCGTCAGGCACCAGTTCCCTGCCACCCTGTTCTGGATAAACaagttttaaaaaacagatgaaggAAGGGATATTCTAAATGATTAAGTATGCTACACAATAGTATGTTATGATTTAAAGTATAATACTCAACAACATAAGTCTGCtgtgaaaaatgcaaattaattttaaagttacaAGCAGTGTTGCCTGAATTTCAAGGTTTTGGAATAGGAAAAGATCATAAGTGTGGCACAAACCCCTAAACACGCTCAGTGTTTATACCTGCCTCTGATTTAGTTTACGAATATGGAAACCATTTTCCATACTAATATTTTTTCTTACTATAAAGAACCTTGGGATGGAGTTTACAATGGAAAGGTGTTCTtcaacatatataaataaatgcacatggTTTATATTCAATTTGTTATATGTATAAGTGTGTAATAGGTCTCTGATAACTTAGATGTTTTTAAACTACTTTCTGTAATTCCTTGTCTCTCACATGGTTTTGTGTAAGTCAATAGAGACTCAGTTATACTCATCTCCAGTTGTTCAGCGTATTGGCAGCTGCAACTTGGTCCTGTACAATTTAgtgtgctttgtgatggactgacatccttcACATGCTTTGTTCCTGCCTAGTGCTTGAATAGTTCTGTCTCCGTCCTTGCAGTAGAAAAAGTGGGTACCAAAATGAATGAGAAATAATACCTGGGTCAGTGTGGTACTAGTTTTATTGTAGTCTTATGATTTGTATAAATGATTCAGGTAAATAGCTTCCACAAATCACAcatgatattcaaaagtgtgtgAAATGCAGGGTAAGAACTGAGGTATGAAATTATGCAATTACATGATTCTACCACAAGAGGAACATTAATGAGTATTTGTCACTCAGTTCTTGGCTGTCAGCAAAGCCTAAAATGTAACAATTATTATCTGTGAAAGTTCAACATGAACTAAGGACTACTACATTTTTGCATACCAGATTGGGCTTTTTCTGAATTATCCACTCATTCATTCAAAACATTTAATACACCTACATGTTTGCAGGGGGCAGAGCTTATCTGTGCAACATCATgtgtaaggcaggaaataaacctggctgaggtgccagtccatcacaggatgtaCTGGGGGACACACCTACCCCAGCACTTGCTCAAACAGGGCTTGTTTAAAGTCAACAGTTGATGATATATGCACTTCTTCAGAATAGGGGAGTATAATCTGTGTACCTAGAGAAaacaagaagaatgtgcaaatgtCTTGACTTCTAcaatagtttttgttttgttaatcaaAACTTTCTTATATTTGTTTTCAATTAATCCATGGGCATGAAATTTGCTCAGGATATAAAAATGTTGTTGAGTATAATACCCCACTGCCATCAATCTTCTCCTTCAAGAATGGTTCTTGCTTCTTTTTTCAAATGATATTCTTATCCAGAAACATTTCAGGGATTTGTTTTAAGTACAGATTAGAAAAAAGGCAGCACTTCTCTTAGTACCCCTGCACAAAACCCAAACCAGTCTAAAGTGCCAGCATATTTTGTTAAATGTATCCTTGTATTCATCATTTAACAAATTTGAATTTTGTCTTTAGGTGAGAAACCACACCAGTGCAGCATCTGTTGGCGCTCTTTTTCCTTGAAGGATTACCTTATAAAACACATGGTGACACACACAGGGGTGCGTGCATACCAGTGCAGCATCTGCAACAAGCGCTTCACCCAGAAGAGCTCCTTGAACGTCCACATGCGACTACACCGCGGAGAGAAGTCCTACGAGTGCTATGTCTGTAAGAAGAAGTTTTCCCATAAAACCCTCCTAGAGAGACACATGGCACtacacagcagcagcaacaacagcagcagcactaTTGGTGGCAGTGGAGGAGCAAACAGCAGCGGCCCAGTAACAGTCCCTGTCCCAGTTCCTGTTCCAGTTTCTATCCCAGAACCTGGAGCTGGGCCAGTGTCAACTAATGGCGCCACTGGAGCAGTAACAGGGGCTGTGACCATCAGAGTGGGAGCTGAAGCCAGCTGCCCAGAGGGGACCACCTACGTGTGTGCAGTTTGCCCTGCTAAGTTTGACCAAATGGAGCAGTTCAACGATCACATGCGGCTTCATGCTGCTGACGGATAAGTAGGAAGCAAAGAATGGcactagaatttttattttattatattttgcagttttttttttttttgtttttttgttttttttgtaatttggggCATGAAGAGTTCTAGACACTGGCACATTACATTACCCAGAGAAAAACTTTTTGGTattctttaagtaaataaataattaaataacagatGGTGGCCTTAAGGCTGTGTAGTTTGTCCGAGATCCACTGGCTGGGTCCCCTCTACTGGCCTCTAAATGTACCTTCTTATGAAACTGGTTTGGGTGTTGAACACTACAGCAGGCCGACTATCTCTAAAAAGCGTGGATTTCTCGTTCCTGTCAAGACCATTTATGGACACTGGCAATGTCCAAATTAACTGTGGTATTCAGgcctcttttcaaaagtttttacCTGGCATGCTTTATAAAGTAATGATGGTCACAAGTTTGCCTTTTCTACCCAGAGTGAAGACGAAGGAAGTTACCGTAACGACActggcttttttttaatttattgcaggGTGGCACTGGTACCAGGAGAGTTGGAGCGCAACCTGTGCTACCACCGCTAAGGTACAAGACAATGGTTTTTAGGTTAGTGAAGTGAgggaaagtttttctttttccacacgTCTGATGGTTCAGGTAAAGTTTACGACACAGAGGTGCGTTTTTATACAtcagtatttgaaaataaaatgttaaaagttgtTCCTTTATATGTATACACTGCCACTAATATTTTAGAAGACTGTTAAGGCTGTTTGACCTCTTCCACTTAGAAAATGTGAGTTTCCAAAACCTAGAAGCAGaagtttgtttccttttttattattattattttttgtataatcaTAAGTAATGTTTagcttttaatttgtgttttggaCAGCATTAGAATTGTGTCCAGCACCGCACCCGCATGCTGTCTATTTATAATGCTGCTCCTTAATATTATTTAACTTACTTGCTTTAGACTGTTATCAGCTGCTGTTTCAATCCACTTGTTGTAATTTCCTTtgctttttgtactttttttattattttatttggaaaGGTTTACCTAGAAAGGAAGAGGACAGGTGGAGTTGCTAAAGAGCTTGAGCCACCTTGTACCTTAACACTGGACTCCTTTTCTATGAGAAGATAACAAGCGGAACAGAAAATGCACTACTTATGAGATGTTGCTGCCACCTGGTGGCCAACATACCGCTTTATTTATTCTAGCAAAGGTACAAGGAAGGCCAAAATGATGGCCTAGTCAGTGCCGACTTTCCAGCCAGTGACTCTGAGGCTTACTAAAATGGTCCTGAGGCGTGGCATACAGTGCCGCCCCCACACCTCCTAATTCCCCACCAATCCGTTGCCATGCCTAGGACTGAGTGCACAGTGCGTTTGACAAAAACGAGAGAGTAAATGACTTCCTTTGTAGAATTTAGTCTCCTGCTACATTTCCATGAGACTGAAAGTGACTATTTGCACATTTCCTTCAGATGTCTGTGCTTAGTATTAcaattgaaatgttttatttcagaacCAGAAACTCTATGGAtaattttgtaaaaaagaaaaaaaaaaactttttaaatagcTGTCCAGAAACTTGAGAAGAGGACTGCAAACATGTTGCACTGCTGAAACCAATAAGTGCACTACTGATACCAGGGCTGTCGTACCTTCAGCctagtttgtttttctgtttttttttttttgtatttttttagcttttctgTTCAACGCAGTTTCAGCTTCCTTTGTTGAAAGAGCAAGCACGATTTAAAGAGAGAAAGGGTGAAAGACAGAGCGCTTCAGTGACATTTCCCCataattttgttttaagtcttatttGGAAGAAGGGGAACTGTAATTCATTGTGGCAATTGTGTGCCATTTGTGGGCACCCTTCTTGCACTGTAGAGGTTTTTACTCTGTTGCTGTCATGTTATCAGTGCAGGTTAAATTACATTCTTGCTTCCTGcatgattgcaatgtttgcaagCCATTTCTGCTGCAGCTCAGTGCCACCTTGTTCTTGCTGGAACTGGCACAATTGTGATGGTTCAAGGGTCTTGTCTGCCACTCTGGTCTTCTGCTTTCCCAGTATAAGTAGATATGGTAGAGACATTTGTATAATTCCACTATTTTTGTTATAGTTATTTCTTCCAGACTGGTTACAGTAACCACTCTGCTTTGAATGTAGCAGGCCTACCACAGGTTTGCCTATGTAAGTCTTGTGCCTGTTACCTGCCCACCTTCACTGTAGAGTAATGCACATCCTTTGGTTCTTTTCTGGGTAAACATCAGTGCACCCCAGAGATTAtcatacagtaaaaaataaaaaataaggaacCTGTAATGTGTTAGTCTAACACTAAGCAATCCTTTTGCTGATTCTGTCACACACTATGGCTacagaatcaaaaacaaaagtgcaacCGACACGATTAGATTCTCTACCTGTCCCTTTTTCTGTGCTAAGCTGAATGGAGCCATTTAAATTTTCACTATTAGCCAGATTATTAGAATAACAGTATcttatatatagcaaatgagcTTGACTGATTGACTCAGTGGCCTCTTTCTGACAAACTGGGTTTGAATGTAAAGACTGACAACCTGTATAAAGGTAGTATTGAAGATTTATGagtctgtatttaaaaaaaaaaaaaaaatcttgatgttTGTAAAGATGATGATTTCATTCATTCACCATGTTTCAGTACCACTTGTCCTCGTTTGTGGTTGTTTTAACATTGCCAGCAGTAGCTGGCCCAATTTCTGAACCTCCACGACTGTTGTGGAGCTTCCTTGGATTAACAGTTTTTAAGAACAAATAATGGATTACCCCACCGTGACAATAAACATGAACTTGAATTGTTCTTCAATACACTTCAAAAAGGATTTAAGTGAGTAGGACAGATGATGCGTTGAACTCTTCAATGTATCAGTTGCGGTTGCTGTGTGAGTGGCAAGACAAATCCCAACACACTGCATTATTTCCCGTTTAAGCAGAAAGGGTGGCAACTCAAGCTCCAGCACATTTTACATTATGTTACTCAGAATAAAGTTTGGAGACTTTATGTATGTATCCATGCAGAGTTTGCTGCTCatcatatatattttaaggcacTAAGTCAATTTACCTTTATGCCAGCTTATTTTTATGCTGTAGTCTTTACTGTGACGCAACCCTGTCATTTAGAGTGGGcgctgtatgtttttatttttttctctttttgtatcaCGTTATTAAAGTCCAGATTCTCTCTTGCACGTGTGTTTCTGGTGCAGAACACCTGGATGTGCTTTGAAAATGCTCATCGCCTTAATAGCCAGAGGAGAAATGTGCAAGATCTCAAGAGACTGCACCCTCTCAGCAAATCGGACAACTTCCTTTGCCAAGATGGAGCTGAGGGCCAACCATATCGTTCCCAGGAGATTCCTCCACACAGCTCCAGCAAGGACAGAAACATACAGTGGTTTTACTCATTTTGACAGAGAATTTTTCAACTTTGCATATTTTTACAGAACTTTTTTATGCTCTGCATTTTTTAACTGAACAGtctttattttgcatgttttaattttactctTCTGTAGTGCACACGACTTCCTGTAGAATCGGTGCGGAAAGATTTGCACTCGGGGGAGGGAGGACGGGGGCTTGTAGGTTTTCAGCTTTTTTATCTTATTGTATTCTTTTTGTAATAAGGGACTTTTGGACTTTCTGTTAGAAGCCCCTCTCTGGACTCCACATCCAACGTCCTGAAATGTGTCTTTTAcagcaaattaattaattatattttgccccATTTGAAACCAAAGGGctagacaaaaaaagaaagaaatagatgGACTTTGATATATGCTGTAAAGGACTAAGTGGGTTGGCTGCTGTCAGTTGTGTGCTCTCCACCAGAGCATTGTTTCTTAATTCACTTCCGAATGGCTTAATCTGTGCCTTTCTGACTGACGCTACGCTTTGACCCACTGGTGACTCCTAACAGAATTCAGCCTTATGATGGTAGGAAGTGCTCATTGTAATGAGTTGTTTTATTTCCAAGCCTACAATTGCCCATGTCGTAATAGCCATGCCTTTAATGAACAGCAGCCTGCAACCTTTTGTTCTCACCATGTAACAGTACGGCTAGACTGACCCTTTAGGTACGTCCCTGTAGCACTCTACACAAGGAGAGCTTATTAGCAGATTTGTCTGGTTGCACCATCATCTTACCTAAAATTCAGTGTAGCTTTGCAAAGCACTGGCAGCTTTTGCAGAAAAAGGCAATCTGAGGCCATTCAtttgtggaaaaaatgaaaaatctgctTTGGGCtaatgatgtacagtacattgcatATATTCAACAGACCTTCCTaacaaaactgttctaaatgTTTAATCCTAATCTCATACATCAGAGTTTGGCAGGGACGTTTTTCAGTCCAGCCATTTTGAATTACTGCATACTTCCTTACATTTGACTGCAAGTACTGTACATATCTCCACCTTTctattttctctctgtcttgcagcATGACTGGGCTCCCCtgtaaaatggaaaaatggaCAAGTAGGTCCTGTAGGCATGTGACCTGCCTCCTTGGACATAAAACAACAAGAGAACCGACATCTTTCTGGCTCAAGTAACCAGATGAGGGAGGAACCACTGAGTTGCTCACATTCTAAAAATATGTCACCTGTGtcctctgtatttttaaatgagcCTTAACATGAAATCATAAAGTGAAAATTGAAGTTCTAAGGTGATCTTCTATGTAGTGGTAATCTCTTACCATCCTAGTGTGTTAACATTTTGTGTTAACAGTGATGAAGATCTCTTTCTGTATTTCTGCTTTGAACTACATAATGTTGAATTTGAGTTAAGTGCTTCATGAGTTCACAGTGTCTCAGATTTTTCCTTTGCTCAATGGGCGACAGCAGTTTGGCTTAAAGAGACACAGTAACAGATCTGCCTactttaaagttgacatttggctgtttatttaaaaagccaatGACCAACATAATACTTTTAGAGCATTTTGGTGACTGAACACCCATCATGCCTTCTCACCATCATTCCTTCTGGTGGATGAGGCTGGAGCTGTTAAAAGTGCAGCACTTATAACATTTCAGTTTTCTGTGGAACCCTACATTTTCCGGCTGATGTGTTCCAGTTTACTGTGTCCAATGGGTcccatgtaaacaaaaaaaaaaatctgaaattcatTACTTTCTACACAAGTGATAGCccaattttaaaatctttatcccccattttattcaaaatatttggGGGAACAGGGCAGCCTTAAAATCATAGGACATGTATATCATATCAACAAAtactatatgaaaaaaaaacttttttgaggGCAGCATTCTTTGAGGTAGCTGTTGTCAACAATCACGTCAAAACACTTGGCCATTGTCACACCGACAACACCGTGCTCTGCCACCTTTCTATAATCAGAAAACTATTCCTCAGAAGCAGGATGCTTCAAGATCACTTCATTGAAATTTAACACTGGGTAAATATCCAATCTCATTAATGGAAGCATTTGACCAgagatgttttgcatttttttaagatATGTTTAAATTCCAGATGCTTTCTCTCTCCtgcgatatacatttaaaatgagaaaaactgaAGTAGCAGATCTATAAACTTAAATTGTTAATGAGAAATCAATCCCTCAGTGAAGAGAGCCAAACTGGCACCTATTCCAGTCATGCAGTTATACACAATATGGTTTTCTTTCGGTCAGACTGAAATATCACAAAGCATATACAAGCAAAGCATAAACCAAAGTTACACGTATTCTTGCTTGGCATCTGGCCCTGAACTGGAAGTTAAAGGCAGTATCTTAAAGAGAGCCCTTTAGCTGCACACAAGTGAAATCTGACATTACTATAGGACATACTGCCACATGGGCGCACCAAAGATAAACTTTTTACATCAAATGTAAATTACTGACTCTTTTTAATTGAACTCTGTGCCTGGGTTTGctttttattgttctgttttggCACTACCTTAATGAGTTTTAGAGGATACTATGACATATGTATCTTTTACTTTGTTACCAAAACCAGCAAATGTGAAGTGCTTTAGAAAATTCTGGATTACTGACCTGCTCGTTAAGGAagcttttttgtttatgttgctGTAATAACAGTAGATAGTTGTGATGAACAGACATACTGTGGGGCAGCTCATTCATTGTTGTTCATGCTTGTGCCTAACACAGCAGATTACCAGCTTTAAACAACATTGATAGGGGGAAACATGTGAATGCAAGCCACAACAGTAATgcatgtctttaattttttttttttttttttttaaactgtacctTACTGCAACATAGACAAAAGTGAAGTCTACTTGAGTAAAGATTTGATTAAAAGCACACATCGGTCTCTGATTAACTGATAAGTTTGTAACAAAAACCTGTAAACTCATTGGCACTCCACAATCTCAGT comes from the Erpetoichthys calabaricus chromosome 4, fErpCal1.3, whole genome shotgun sequence genome and includes:
- the zbtb20 gene encoding zinc finger and BTB domain-containing protein 20, yielding MTERIHSINLHNFSNSVLETLNEQRNRGHFCDVTVRIHGSMLRAHRCVLAAGSPFFQDKLLLGYSDIEIPSVVSVQSIQKLIDFMYSGVLRVSQTEALQILTAASILQIKTVIDECTRIVSQNAGSAGIRGFTLIPGDSGQETPRGTPESGTSGPSSDAESGYMQPHSQHGLDRIYSTLYAGISIQNGTTDRSYFGGGVVGNYEVLQKDPHVQDPAWITRIHERSRHMERFLSTSETTHCRKQPRPVRLQTISGGLHIKQEAEDDYDYYRQSRVQALERNESEECTEDTDQAEGTESEPKGESFDSGVSSSIGTEPDLLEQHCVASFNRDDHQDLMQTEQSEILADTALQTDGNESSSPERMNEDGDTGGSQSGGEVALPNDKGSLQPLANPIISQPVPGTQLYLRHSDALTSNLRMPLTLTSNTHVIGTAGNTYLPTLFATQSTASSKPFLFSLPQPLTGQQPHFVTVPPSSLPPFSTPLPGQQPPGQQVSQNTTVAGQGEKKPYECTLCSKTFTAKQNYVKHMFVHTGEKPHQCSICWRSFSLKDYLIKHMVTHTGVRAYQCSICNKRFTQKSSLNVHMRLHRGEKSYECYVCKKKFSHKTLLERHMALHSSSNNSSSTIGGSGGANSSGPVTVPVPVPVPVSIPEPGAGPVSTNGATGAVTGAVTIRVGAEASCPEGTTYVCAVCPAKFDQMEQFNDHMRLHAADG